The proteins below are encoded in one region of Syntrophotalea carbinolica DSM 2380:
- a CDS encoding glutamine--tRNA ligase/YqeY domain fusion protein, giving the protein MSNKDSMESAEPTAPTNFIRTIIDTDLSQNKNNGCVVTRFPPEPNGFLHIGHAKSICLNFGLARDYADAPGGSRCHLRFDDTNPTKEEQEYIDSIKETVQWLGFEWGKHEYYASDYFEQLYRWAIQLIEAGKAYVDDLTAEEIRAHRGTLTEPGKNSPYRDRSVEENLALFEAMKNGDFPDGSKVLRAKIDMSAPNLNLRDPVMYRILHAEHHRTGNAWCIYPMYDFTHGQSDSLEGVTHSICTLEFEAHRPLYDWFIEQLGIHHPQQIEFARLNINYTVMSKRKLLELVNGNYVQGWEDPRMPTLAGLRRRGFTPAAIRNFCERIGVSKKDSCVDMGFLEFCVREDLDRSTPRAMAVLNPLRLVIENYPEGQSEEFEAPNHPNDPTMGNRKVPFSRVVYIERDDFMEDPPKKFFRLAPGREVRLKYAYLVRCEDVVRDPDSGEIIELRCSYDPDSRGGSAPDGRKVKGTLHWVSEAHAVKAEVRLYDRLFNAANPDGDKEVDFKTHLNPDSLQTVKDCLLEPSLAEAAPESRYQFERLGYFCADRYECKPDNLVFNRTVTLRDSWAKAGAK; this is encoded by the coding sequence ATGTCGAATAAGGATTCGATGGAATCTGCGGAACCGACCGCACCGACCAATTTTATCCGTACCATCATCGATACCGACCTGAGCCAGAACAAGAACAATGGCTGCGTGGTCACGCGTTTTCCGCCGGAACCCAACGGCTTTCTGCATATCGGCCACGCCAAAAGTATCTGCCTCAACTTCGGGCTGGCCCGCGATTATGCCGATGCCCCCGGCGGCAGCCGCTGCCACCTGCGGTTCGACGATACCAACCCGACCAAGGAAGAACAGGAATATATCGACTCCATCAAGGAAACGGTACAATGGCTCGGTTTTGAATGGGGCAAGCACGAATACTACGCTTCGGATTACTTCGAACAGCTGTATCGCTGGGCGATACAACTCATCGAAGCCGGCAAGGCCTATGTCGATGATTTAACGGCCGAGGAAATCCGCGCCCACCGGGGAACCCTGACCGAACCCGGCAAGAACTCGCCCTACCGGGATCGCAGCGTGGAGGAAAACCTGGCGCTGTTCGAGGCCATGAAGAACGGCGATTTTCCGGACGGCAGCAAGGTATTGCGCGCCAAAATCGACATGTCCGCGCCCAACCTCAACCTGCGCGATCCGGTCATGTACCGCATCCTGCACGCGGAACACCATCGCACCGGCAATGCCTGGTGCATCTACCCCATGTATGACTTCACCCACGGTCAGTCCGATTCGCTGGAGGGGGTTACCCACTCCATCTGCACGCTCGAATTCGAGGCGCATCGGCCGTTGTACGACTGGTTCATCGAACAGCTCGGCATTCATCATCCCCAGCAGATCGAATTTGCCCGGCTCAACATCAATTACACGGTGATGAGCAAGCGCAAACTGCTGGAACTGGTCAACGGCAACTACGTGCAAGGCTGGGAAGACCCCCGCATGCCTACCCTCGCCGGTCTGCGCCGACGCGGTTTTACGCCGGCGGCGATCCGTAACTTCTGCGAGCGCATCGGCGTCTCCAAAAAAGACAGCTGCGTCGACATGGGCTTTCTTGAATTCTGCGTACGCGAAGACCTGGATCGTTCGACCCCGCGTGCCATGGCGGTGCTCAATCCCCTGCGGTTGGTCATCGAAAATTACCCCGAAGGTCAGAGCGAGGAATTCGAAGCTCCCAATCACCCCAACGACCCGACCATGGGCAACCGCAAGGTGCCCTTCTCCCGGGTCGTATACATCGAGCGGGACGACTTCATGGAGGATCCGCCGAAAAAATTCTTCCGGCTTGCGCCGGGCCGTGAGGTGCGCCTCAAATACGCCTATCTGGTGCGCTGCGAAGACGTGGTACGGGACCCCGACAGCGGCGAGATCATCGAGCTGCGCTGCAGCTACGACCCGGACTCCCGCGGCGGGTCGGCTCCCGACGGGCGCAAGGTCAAAGGCACCCTGCACTGGGTTTCCGAAGCCCATGCCGTCAAAGCCGAAGTGCGCCTGTATGACCGGCTGTTCAACGCGGCCAATCCGGACGGCGACAAGGAGGTCGACTTCAAGACCCACCTCAATCCCGACTCCCTGCAGACGGTAAAAGACTGTCTGCTGGAGCCGTCCCTGGCCGAAGCCGCCCCGGAAAGCCGTTATCAGTTTGAAAGACTCGGCTATTTCTGCGCCGATCGTTACGAATGCAAACCGGACAACCTGGTCTTCAACCGCACCGTAACCTTACGCGATTCCTGGGCCAAGGCCGGCGCCAAATAG
- the ispF gene encoding 2-C-methyl-D-erythritol 2,4-cyclodiphosphate synthase, translating to MRIGHGYDVHQLVAERKLILGGVDIPHTLGLLGHSDADVLLHAICDAILGALGEGDIGKHFPDTDPAYKGISSIKLLHEVMRLAETKGYRLGNLDATIIAQRPKLAPFIGNMRENIAEACGTDVSRINVKATTTEQLGFEGRGEGISSHAVVLLNKAAHSEER from the coding sequence ATGCGCATAGGACACGGCTACGATGTTCACCAGTTGGTAGCGGAACGCAAACTCATTCTCGGTGGTGTGGATATCCCGCATACGCTTGGCTTGTTGGGCCATTCCGATGCCGATGTGCTGTTGCATGCCATCTGCGATGCGATCCTCGGCGCCCTCGGCGAAGGCGATATCGGCAAACATTTCCCCGACACCGACCCGGCGTACAAGGGCATCTCCAGCATCAAACTGCTGCATGAGGTCATGCGCCTGGCCGAAACCAAAGGGTACAGGCTTGGCAACCTCGATGCGACCATCATCGCTCAACGTCCCAAGCTCGCCCCCTTTATCGGCAACATGCGCGAAAACATCGCAGAGGCCTGCGGCACCGACGTATCGCGCATCAATGTCAAGGCGACAACCACCGAGCAGCTTGGATTTGAAGGCCGCGGCGAGGGCATCTCGTCCCATGCCGTGGTTCTGCTGAACAAAGCCGCCCACAGCGAAGAGCGTTAG
- the ispD gene encoding 2-C-methyl-D-erythritol 4-phosphate cytidylyltransferase, giving the protein MSVYVLIPAAGMGRRMGASVNKQYLPLGDRPVLSHTIALFDRHPGIDHIFVICPEAEFPLCRREVIDPYDFRKVRGLVAGGAERQDSVRNGLQACQAAEGDIVLIHDGARPLLPPALIEPTVAAAQQCGAAIVGVPVKDTIKLVTDGMIDSTPDRSLLWQAQTPQAFRFGLIRDAHAQALQQHHKGTDDASLIEWLGGRVAMIEGSYRNIKITTPEDLVLAQAFLDTPGDFQA; this is encoded by the coding sequence ATGAGTGTCTATGTACTGATTCCTGCCGCAGGCATGGGGCGACGCATGGGTGCGTCCGTCAACAAACAATACCTGCCCCTGGGTGACCGGCCGGTCTTAAGCCACACCATTGCCCTTTTCGATCGCCATCCCGGTATCGACCATATCTTTGTCATCTGCCCGGAAGCGGAGTTTCCGCTCTGCCGGCGGGAAGTCATCGATCCCTACGATTTCCGCAAAGTGCGAGGTCTGGTTGCCGGTGGCGCGGAACGCCAGGATTCGGTTCGCAACGGCCTGCAGGCCTGCCAGGCGGCTGAAGGAGACATCGTCCTGATCCATGACGGCGCCCGCCCGCTGCTGCCTCCCGCTCTCATCGAACCCACTGTTGCGGCGGCCCAACAATGCGGCGCGGCGATTGTCGGGGTTCCGGTCAAGGACACCATCAAGCTGGTTACCGACGGCATGATCGACTCGACCCCCGATCGAAGTCTGCTGTGGCAGGCCCAGACCCCGCAGGCATTCCGTTTCGGCCTGATCCGCGACGCTCACGCGCAAGCCCTGCAGCAACACCACAAAGGAACGGACGACGCTTCACTGATCGAATGGCTCGGCGGCCGCGTCGCCATGATCGAAGGCAGTTATCGCAACATCAAGATCACCACGCCCGAGGACCTGGTGCTGGCCCAGGCCTTTCTCGATACTCCAGGAGATTTTCAAGCATGA
- a CDS encoding CarD family transcriptional regulator, translated as MFKIGDMAVYPAQGVGVIEAIESKEFVGQKMDFYVLRIVDSDMTIMIPVNNVDSVGMRSLIDKDRVRTVYDILKDKTQNQGNLASWSRRQRDYNEKIRSGDVFEVAEVLRELYMIREDKELSYGEKKVLELARKLVVKEIALADGKDEQQVTDRVESFFGH; from the coding sequence TTGTTCAAAATTGGAGACATGGCTGTTTATCCAGCTCAAGGTGTCGGGGTTATTGAGGCCATCGAATCGAAAGAATTCGTTGGCCAAAAAATGGATTTCTACGTTCTTCGCATTGTCGACAGCGACATGACCATCATGATTCCGGTCAACAACGTCGACAGCGTCGGCATGAGATCCCTCATCGACAAAGACCGCGTCCGCACAGTTTACGACATCCTCAAGGACAAAACTCAAAATCAGGGCAATCTGGCTTCATGGAGCCGCCGCCAACGCGATTACAACGAAAAAATCCGCTCCGGCGATGTTTTCGAGGTAGCGGAGGTTTTGCGGGAACTCTACATGATTCGCGAGGATAAAGAGCTCTCCTACGGTGAAAAAAAGGTTCTGGAACTTGCCCGTAAACTGGTTGTCAAAGAAATTGCCCTGGCGGATGGCAAAGACGAACAACAGGTCACAGACCGCGTTGAAAGTTTTTTTGGCCACTGA